In the Sinomonas cyclohexanicum genome, TGCGTGCTCATAGCTAATCGTGAATCAGGCGTTTTCTAGTGTTCCGTGTCGTTAGTTCCTGAATGGTTGGTGCGCTGGGAGAATTGGCTATGGCGAATTCTCCGGCTGCTGCATTGCGTCTGTTCGAGGGTGACGAGCCGGAGCTGCGGCGGTGGATGCGCGCGACCACGGTCCGGGCGGGGCTGGTGAAGCGGGCGCGGATTGTGCTCCTGGCGTCGGAAGGCGTCGCGAACACGCGGATCGCCGAGCTCGCCGGCGCCTCGGTGGTGACGGTGCTGAAGTGGCGGTCCCGGTACGAGGAAGCGGGGATCGCCGGCCTCGATGACGCGGAGCGTTCGGGGCGCCCGCGGGAGCTGGATCACGCCGAGATCGTGGCGACGACCCTGACTCCGCCGCCGAAGAAGTATGGGGTGACGCACTGGTCCTCGCGGCTGCTCGCGTCGCACCTGAAGGTGGGCAATGCGACGATCGCGAGGGCGTGGCGCGAGTACGGGGTGCAGCCCTGGCGGTCGGAGACGTTCAAGTTCTCCACCGACCCCGAGCTGGTGGGCAAGGTCACCGATGTCGTCGGGCTGTACCTGGCGCCGCCGGAGAACGCGATCGTGCTGTGCGTGGACGAGAAGTCGCAGATCCAGGCACTGGACCGGACGGCGCCGATGCTCCCGATGCGGCCAGGCGACGCGGAGAAGCGCACCCATGACTACACGCGGCACGGCACGACGACACTGTTCGCCGCGCTCGAGATCGCGACAGGGCACGTCACCGGGGCGGTCAAGCCGAAGCACCGCAGGCAGGAGTTCCTCAGCTTCCTCCGACAGCTCGATCGCGCATACCCCGAGGTCGAGCTGCACCTGGTGATGGACAACTACGCGACCCACAAGACCCCGGAGGTCAAGGCGTGGCTGGAGAAGCACCCTCGCTTCCGCGTGCACTTCACCCCGACCTCGGGGTCGTGGCTGAACCTCGTCGAGGTCTGGTTCGGGATCATCGACCGCCAGGCAATCCGCCGCGGAATCTTCACCAGCGTCAAAGACCTCAACGCCAAGATCCGGCAATTCATCACCGGCTGGAACGACCGCAAACACGCCTTCGTCTGGACCAAGACCGCCGACGAAGTCCTCAAGAAGGCGAACCATCAGCCAACTTCAGAAACACGACACTAGCTCGCGCTCAAGTTGCGGCACGTTCCATTTTCGTAGACGTGGCATCCTTTTGACTGCAAAGGTGACACGATCACGACGTTCGGTCTTCCGACGTCGTACCTTATGCGCTCCGTGACTGACTATGAGTCCCATAGTGACCATGCCAGCGATGAAAGCGTAGACCACTACACGCTCGTAGAATCCTGGAACGCCGAAGCCATCAAGCCACGTCATGATGATTGCTGAGACGGCTGATATGACCGCCAGCGCGATAAGGAACAGTGACCAGTTCGTCTCGCTCAACCACAGGATGCCCAGGGAGAGCATGGCAACGATTGTCCCGACTACGAGGATAACTAGGCTCGCCGGGTGCAAACGGTGGTGTAGGTTCTCCGGGAAAATGCCGATGCCGACAAGTCCGATGCCAGTGGCAAACAGTGCCACGCGCACGATGAAGGCAAGGTGGTCTGGAGCCGTCAAATGACGGTTTGAGTGGACGCCGATGATGTGGCCCCATAGTGCACGTCCGTCGCTGATCCTCCTTCTCCCCTTATCGACGTCTTGCAGTGCCTTCAGCTCGCCGGGGTGCGCGGCGACGCGGAGCACGGCCGAGGTAATCAGCGAAGCGGCAACGATGATTCCCAATCCCAGGTAGATGAACGATACGTTCATCACGACGAATGCTTGCGAGCACAACCATCGGCCGTCGTCCTTGCAGACCGTCGCGCCGAGGTCGCTGATCATGTTTGTGAGGTAGCTGTAGTTGTCCTTGCCGTCGATAGCCCAGTTCCAGCTGAGTGAGACGGCGTATTCGAAGGCGATGAACTGGACGAGACCCTTCGCGGCCCACGATCCAATGAGGTGCTGGCTATCGGCGCAGTCTGGTTTCCGCTTCTCAGACCAGTTGTCGAGCAAGCCCACAAATCGTCCTATGACGCTCATGGCAGGATTAACGCGCGCGTCTGGACTAACTGCAAGAGGCGCGGATGACGTGACATCTGAGGTGTAGGTACCCGTCGCTCACTTTCGGTTGGGTGATGAACTTGTCGGTCGAGTCGCTACCCAGTGCTACCGAGCCATTGCGCCTCGATGACCCGCCGATGCACTGGCGATGCCTCGACCCAGAATGCGCGCGCGGCCTGGGAGTAGCAGGCGGGCCACAGCACTTGCGCGGGGACATGCTCGCGCGTCCACGCCAAGGCGAAGCTTGGTTCAGTGCGCTCGGTGCCGTCGTCTCACCGTGGCGAGCAGAGAGAGTGCGATCAGGAGCACGACGACGCGGCCAACGACGCGCAGGATGCGGCGAATCGGGTGGCGCTTCGGTCGCTTGACGCCGGGCAGCGGAATGACTTGGGCCGACGGGCGTGGGGGAGCGGGATCGTGGCCGGGCAGAGCGGACATGGCGACGTTCCTTGAAATGGCGGTATCCAGTGAGGAAATCGGGAATACTTCAAGGCTACGAGGCTAGTTTCAATTGGTGAAGCGCGGGATTTCTAACTTCCACCCTCTTCAAGTGCGAGGTCGGTTATGTATTTCAGTCCTTCCATGGCCTCTTTCCACGCCTCTCCAAGATTGGCGATGTCGGCGATGCTCGCCATGATTGAGGCGGCGACATTAAGGGCTCGGGACGTCCTACGAGCGTTCCGCAGTTTCACGAACGCCTTGGCTGCTTCCTTCCAACGACGGTACTTCGCCGTGCCGGCTGCGCCAGTGAGACCGGCGGACCTGAGCGGAATACGGAGGTCTTCCGTAATGCGACCGACCAATATCTCGTGGATGTCGGGTAGGTTGCGCCACCCTTCGCGTTCGTCGTCGAAGTACTCACCCTCCAATCCAACAGGAGGGTTTTCATATACGTCCTCCATAAACCGACGAACATCACCGATGAAGAGTCTAATTCGACGGAGGTCGTCTGCGTCATCAGGATCGAACTCCGGTTCACGAATGCCCGGTCCGCCTCCTGGACCACCGTAATACTCGCTCACGGCACTTCACCTTTCTCGAGTAGTTCGCCACCATGACACAGCAACACCCAGAGTGACACCTCAAGGTTAGGAGCGGAAGGGGCGGATCGGGTGAATTGGTGGTGCGAGGCCTAAGGCACATCTGCCCATGTAATCGACACTGCGCTCTCAATTCTCCTCCGGTTGTGTCATAAATAGGGGCATATGAATGACGATAAATTCAAGATCAGGTTCCCGGATTTTCCTGACTGGCTGACTGACGTAGCTCCTATGCCAGCCAATGCGTCAGACCAGCCGGTGGCAGCGGTGGCAGACAGTCTCCCGGACAAGTAGGTCACCAAGAAGACAAGGCCGGCCGACTCACTACAAGCCGGAGTACTGCCAGCAGATAGTCGAGTTCTTTACGGTCGAGCCGGAAGAGACGATCGACCTGACTCCTCATCCCAGGGACATGACCCCTCATCCGGGGTGGGGCTCGCGCTGGCGGCGTCAGCTGGGGAACGCCGGGAGCTTCCGCTCGAAGAGCCACGGGCGCAGGAGCTTCTCCGGGGCGAACCCCTGCGCGCCCGCCCCGACGCGGCCCAGGATCTCCACGAAGTCGGCCGTCGAGGCGTTGGCGTGCCGGTTCTCCTCGCCGAAGGCCCGCAGCGAGCGGAAGAACCGGTCCTCGCCCATGGCGCGGCGAACGGCGTGCAGGGCCAGGGCGCCGCGCTTGTAGACGCGGTCGTCGAACATGAGGTCGGGGCCGGGTGCGCCCACCACGATGTCCTCCTTCTGGGACGCGACGAGCTTCCACGCCGCGGCGGCCCGCGACGTCGCCGACCCCTGTCCCGCGTGCTCGCTCCACAGCCACTCGGCGTAGCACGCG is a window encoding:
- a CDS encoding IS630 family transposase, translated to MANSPAAALRLFEGDEPELRRWMRATTVRAGLVKRARIVLLASEGVANTRIAELAGASVVTVLKWRSRYEEAGIAGLDDAERSGRPRELDHAEIVATTLTPPPKKYGVTHWSSRLLASHLKVGNATIARAWREYGVQPWRSETFKFSTDPELVGKVTDVVGLYLAPPENAIVLCVDEKSQIQALDRTAPMLPMRPGDAEKRTHDYTRHGTTTLFAALEIATGHVTGAVKPKHRRQEFLSFLRQLDRAYPEVELHLVMDNYATHKTPEVKAWLEKHPRFRVHFTPTSGSWLNLVEVWFGIIDRQAIRRGIFTSVKDLNAKIRQFITGWNDRKHAFVWTKTADEVLKKANHQPTSETRH
- a CDS encoding DUF998 domain-containing protein; protein product: MSVIGRFVGLLDNWSEKRKPDCADSQHLIGSWAAKGLVQFIAFEYAVSLSWNWAIDGKDNYSYLTNMISDLGATVCKDDGRWLCSQAFVVMNVSFIYLGLGIIVAASLITSAVLRVAAHPGELKALQDVDKGRRRISDGRALWGHIIGVHSNRHLTAPDHLAFIVRVALFATGIGLVGIGIFPENLHHRLHPASLVILVVGTIVAMLSLGILWLSETNWSLFLIALAVISAVSAIIMTWLDGFGVPGFYERVVVYAFIAGMVTMGLIVSHGAHKVRRRKTERRDRVTFAVKRMPRLRKWNVPQLERELVSCF